In Providencia alcalifaciens, the sequence TGATTGGTTACCTAAATGGGATCAAGCTTATGATGTTATGAAGTATTTTGACATGATGAGCAAAGATAAAGTCACCGGCTACATCTGCCAAGGCTTTAACCCAGTTGCCTCATTCCCAGATAAAAACAAAGTAGTTAGCTGTTTAAGTAAGCTGAAATATTTAATCGTGGTTGACCCATTAACCACCGAAACAGCGAACTTCTGGCAGAACCACGGCGAAATGAATGACGTTGACCCTGCTTCCATTCAAACGGAGGTTTTCCGCCTGCCTTCTACCTGTTTTGCGGAAGAAGATGGTTCCATTGCTAACTCCGGTCGCTGGTTGCAGTGGCACTGGAAAGCGGCTGATGCCCCGGGTGAAGCGCGTAATGATGGTCAAATCTTAACGGGTATCTTGTACAAAATCCGTGAGATGTATGAACAAGAAGGTGGTAAAGGTCGCGAACCATTGCTGCAAATGCGTTGGGATTATAAACGCCAATTTCATCCTGAATCAGAAGAAGTGGCGAAAGAGAACAACGGGGTTGCACTGGTCGACTTATATGATGCCGATGGCAACTTACAAGCGAAAAAAGGCGAGCTTCTAAATTCATTCGCTCTGTTACGAGCTGATGGTTCAACGGCGTCTTCTTGCTGGATCTACACCGGTAGCTGGACTGAAAAGGGCAACCAGATGGCAAATCGCGATAACAGCGACCCATCCGGCATTGGTAATACATTGGGTTGGGCATGGGCATGGCCATTAAACCGCCGTGTTATTTATAACCGCGCCTCTTGTGATACCAAAGGTAAGCCGTGGAATAAAGATCTGGTTCTGATTGAGTGGAACGGTAAAAAATGGGTCGGAAACGATGTTCCTGACTTTAACGCTTCTGCGCCAGAAGTCGGTACGGGACCATTTATCATGCAACCAGAAGGTTTAGGTCGTCTGTTTGCGATTGATAAGATGGCAGAGGGTCCATTCCCTGAGCACTATGAGCCATTTGAAACGCCGTTGGGAACTAACCCATTGCATCCAAATGTGGTGTCTAACCCTGCTGCGCGAATTTTTGAAGATGACAAGAAACGTCTTGGCGATCATAAAGAATTTCCGTATGTCGGAACCACTTATCGCTTAACGGAGCATTTCCACACGTGGACCAAGCATGCGCTCTTAAACGCCATTGCTCAGCCAGAACAGTTTGTGGAAATCAGTGAAACCTTAGCCAAAGCCAAAGGTATCGCCTTGGGTGATAAGGTTAAAGTCAGCAGTAAACGCGGCTTTATTAAAGCGATTGCCGTGGTAACACCACGTCTGCAAACCCTGATGGTTGACGGTAAACCGATTGAAACAGTGGGTCTACCTATTCACTGGGGCTTTGAAGGTGCAACGCAAAAAGGCTTTATTACCAACACGTTAACGCCATCTGTGGGGGACGCTAACTCTCAGACTCCTGAGTATAAAGCGTTTTTAGTTAACATTGAGAAGGCGTAAGGGAGGGAACTATGTCCATGCAATCTCAAGACATTATTAAACGTTCCGCGACCAATAGCATTACGCCTCCACCACAGGCGCGTGACGATAAATTTGAAGTCTGCAAACTCATTGACGTGTCATCCTGCATCGGCTGTAAAGCCTGTCAGGTGGCATGCTCGGAATGGAATGATATCCGTGATGAAGTTGGGCACTGCGTTGGGGTTTACGATAACCCAACCGATTTAAGTGCCAAATCTTGGACGGTGATGCGTTTTAGCGAAGTCAGTGAGCAAGGCAAGTTGGAATGGCTGATCCGTAAAGATGGCTGTATGCACTGTGCCGACCCTGGCTGCTTGAAGTCATGCCCATCTGCGGGTGCGATTATTCAATATGCTAACGGTATTGTAGATTTCCAATCGGAACACTGTATTGGTTGTGGTTACTGTATCGCGGGCTGCCCGTTCAACATTCCACGATTAAATCCAAAAGATAATCGTGTGTACAAATGTACATTATGTGTTGACCGTGTAGCGGTGGGGCAAGAACCAGCTTGTGTGAAAACCTGTCCAACGGGTGCGATTCGTTTTGGTACGAAAAACGAAATGCTGGAATACGGCGCAGAGCGTGTTGAAAAACTGCAAAAACGTGGTTATGCCCAAGCTGGCATTTATGATCCGGAAGGTGTTGGGGGAACCCATGTGGTGTACGTGCTACATCATGCGGATAAACCTGAGCTTTACCACGGATTACCAAAAGACCCACAGATTGATACACCAATTAATCTATGGCAAAGCATCCTGAAACCATTATCGGTAGCAGGCTTTATCGCCACATTTGCAGGGCTGATTTTCCACTATGTGGGTATTGGTCCAAACAAAGAAGTGGATGATGAAGAGGAGAAAGATGACCATGAGTAAAAAGAGCAAAATGATCGTTCGGACTAAATTTATTGACCGAGCGTGCCACTGGACAGTGGTTATCAGCTTCTTCTTAGTCGCATTGTCGGGTATTGCACTGTTTTTCCCAACCTTGAAGTGGCTGACTGAAACTTTCGGTACGCCACAAATGGGACGAATTTTGCATCCTTTCTTCGGTGTGCTTATTTTCGTCGTGCTAATGTTTATGTTTGTACGCTTTGTAAAACACAATATTCCAGATAGAAAAGATGTTCCTTGGCTACTGAATATTGTTCAAGTTCTCAAAGGTAACGAACATAAAGTTGCTGATGTGGGTAAATACAACGCAGGTCAAAAAATGATGTTCTGGAGTATCATGAGTATGATTTTTGTACTTTTGGTCACTGGGATCATCATGTGGCGTCCTTATTTCGCGCATTTATTCCCAATCTGGATGGTGCGTTGGAGTATTTTGGTTCACGCATTAGCGGCGATTATCCTGATCCATGCAATTTTAATCCACATGTATATGGCATTCTGGGTTAAAGGATCTATCAACGGCATGATTGAAGGTAAAGTTAGCCGTCGCTGGGCGAAGAAACATCACCCACGTTGGTATCGCGATGTTGAAGCAAAAGAAGCCAAAGCGGAAGCTGAAAAAAGCCAGTAAGTTAGACATTAATTAAGTAATATAAGCCACTGTTGTTGACGTTACCGAGAAGGTTAGGCAATGACAGTGGCTTTTTTATATTTAAAAAATGTCTTATTTGAGGTTGATTATATTGAGTCATTTAGGAGGGGAAATGGTTGAGCTGGTAAGAATTTCTGCAAATGATAAACACGATAATGAATTAATTAATGCGCTATACGATATTTCTTTTCCTGACCACGAAAAACGTTCTTATACAGGGCGGGCGGCACTACTTCCTCTAGAACAATATTATTTATATAAAATTACGGATAATAATCAGTTTGTTGGGTTTATCGGTGGGTGGGTCATTGATGCTTTTTTCTATATTGAACATTTTGCTATCGACCAATACATTCGTGGGGCAGGTTACGGTCAAAAATCTTTGACGGCACTGTGTCAGTTGTACCCTCAGATAGTGTTAGAGATAGACCCATTAGTCGATGAAGTTGCGAGAAAACGCCTTTATTTCTATGAAAAAAATGGTTTTGTCAGAAATAGTTATGTCCATTATCACCCATGTTATAACACCAAGTATTCGCCTCATAAGCTGGAAATTTTAAGTTTCAATGCGCCTTTCACACAGAGTCAATAT encodes:
- a CDS encoding GNAT family N-acetyltransferase, whose amino-acid sequence is MVELVRISANDKHDNELINALYDISFPDHEKRSYTGRAALLPLEQYYLYKITDNNQFVGFIGGWVIDAFFYIEHFAIDQYIRGAGYGQKSLTALCQLYPQIVLEIDPLVDEVARKRLYFYEKNGFVRNSYVHYHPCYNTKYSPHKLEILSFNAPFTQSQYDVFNHFLVNTVMNSHYL
- the fdnI gene encoding formate dehydrogenase-N subunit gamma; this translates as MSKKSKMIVRTKFIDRACHWTVVISFFLVALSGIALFFPTLKWLTETFGTPQMGRILHPFFGVLIFVVLMFMFVRFVKHNIPDRKDVPWLLNIVQVLKGNEHKVADVGKYNAGQKMMFWSIMSMIFVLLVTGIIMWRPYFAHLFPIWMVRWSILVHALAAIILIHAILIHMYMAFWVKGSINGMIEGKVSRRWAKKHHPRWYRDVEAKEAKAEAEKSQ
- the fdxH gene encoding formate dehydrogenase subunit beta, producing MSMQSQDIIKRSATNSITPPPQARDDKFEVCKLIDVSSCIGCKACQVACSEWNDIRDEVGHCVGVYDNPTDLSAKSWTVMRFSEVSEQGKLEWLIRKDGCMHCADPGCLKSCPSAGAIIQYANGIVDFQSEHCIGCGYCIAGCPFNIPRLNPKDNRVYKCTLCVDRVAVGQEPACVKTCPTGAIRFGTKNEMLEYGAERVEKLQKRGYAQAGIYDPEGVGGTHVVYVLHHADKPELYHGLPKDPQIDTPINLWQSILKPLSVAGFIATFAGLIFHYVGIGPNKEVDDEEEKDDHE